Proteins co-encoded in one Alphaproteobacteria bacterium PA2 genomic window:
- a CDS encoding ferredoxin reductase, with product MSDKPAHIVIIGAGHAGGTAAALLRQYDFQGPITMIGEEPIPPYQRPPLSKAWLKGEADADSLALKPLEFYGENNIDFRPNVRVEAINRADKTVALSDGSTLAYDVAILATGARPIRLPIPGADLDGVLELRTAADAEALKSALGPGRTVAIVGGGYIGLEAAASSRALGANAIILERESRILARVACETLSTFFQTYHEAKGVTFELGASATGFAGQDGKVTGVTLADGRTIACDLVLVGVGVAPNEELAKAAGLDCARGVVVNLEARTSDPSIFAIGDVAQRPMPIYDGRMFRMESVPNALEQAKQAACAITGRPAPAGETPWQWSDQYDLKLQIAGYPFDADQILVRGDPTSNKFAIFHLKGDLVQSVEAINSPPEFMMGRQLIGNRKPVDTAKLADTSISMKEVAA from the coding sequence ATGAGCGACAAGCCAGCCCATATCGTGATCATCGGCGCCGGCCACGCTGGCGGCACGGCGGCTGCGCTCCTGCGCCAGTATGACTTCCAGGGTCCGATCACCATGATCGGCGAGGAACCCATTCCGCCCTACCAGAGGCCGCCGCTTTCAAAGGCGTGGCTGAAGGGTGAGGCGGACGCTGACTCCCTGGCGCTCAAGCCCCTGGAGTTCTACGGCGAGAACAATATCGACTTCCGGCCCAATGTCCGGGTCGAGGCCATCAACCGGGCCGACAAGACGGTGGCGCTGTCTGACGGTTCGACCCTGGCCTATGACGTCGCCATTCTGGCCACCGGCGCCCGGCCGATCCGCCTGCCCATACCCGGCGCGGACCTGGACGGCGTACTTGAGCTGCGGACGGCGGCGGACGCCGAGGCCCTGAAGTCGGCCCTCGGTCCCGGCAGGACCGTGGCCATTGTCGGCGGTGGCTATATCGGCCTCGAGGCGGCGGCTTCGTCCCGTGCCCTGGGCGCCAACGCCATCATTCTGGAGCGGGAAAGCCGCATCCTGGCCCGGGTGGCCTGTGAAACCCTGTCGACCTTCTTCCAGACCTATCACGAAGCCAAGGGCGTGACGTTCGAGCTGGGCGCCAGCGCCACAGGCTTTGCCGGCCAGGACGGCAAGGTGACCGGCGTCACCCTGGCTGACGGCCGCACCATCGCCTGTGATCTGGTTCTCGTCGGCGTCGGCGTGGCGCCCAATGAGGAGCTGGCCAAGGCGGCCGGTCTCGACTGCGCCCGGGGCGTCGTGGTCAACCTGGAAGCCAGGACCTCTGACCCCAGCATTTTCGCCATAGGCGATGTCGCCCAGCGGCCCATGCCGATCTATGACGGCCGCATGTTCCGGATGGAAAGCGTGCCCAACGCCCTGGAGCAGGCCAAGCAGGCGGCCTGCGCCATTACCGGCCGCCCGGCCCCTGCGGGCGAGACGCCCTGGCAGTGGTCAGACCAGTATGATCTGAAGCTGCAGATCGCCGGATACCCCTTCGACGCCGACCAGATCCTGGTGCGCGGCGACCCGACCAGCAACAAGTTCGCCATCTTCCATCTTAAGGGCGATCTGGTTCAGTCGGTGGAAGCCATCAACTCGCCGCCCGAATTCATGATGGGTCGGCAACTGATTGGAAACCGTAAGCCGGTAGACACCGCCAAGCTTGCAGACACATCCATTTCCATGAAAGAGGTCGCTGCTTAA
- a CDS encoding polyhydroxyalkanoate depolymerase, producing the protein MLYTLYEAGYYASTPLRFAARATREFWNSPLNPAKDTALGRRMFATSDLFSNLTRRYGRPEWRIDSVVVNGQPVRVRRTEVWTSPWVKLIHFQRDMADMRKAGRKELEPAVLIVAPLSGHYATLLRGTVEAFLQDHEVYISDWSNARDVPLVEGRFDFHDYLDHVRQMLRYLGPRPHVVAVCQPGPAVLAAAALMAEDKDESRPGTMTFMGSPIDARLSPTVTNKLAEEKPFAWFKSNMIDTVPAPYPGMGRRVYPGFVQLYSFMSMNMDRHKEAHLQYLQDLMAGDGDSAEEHLRFYDEYLSVLDLSEEFYLQTIDYVFQQYLLPKGELVHHGRSVRPESITDIGLLTVEGENDDISGIGQTQAAHKLCSSLPPEYKEDYVQPHVGHYGVFNGRRFREEIYPRVRQFILDFEAGFEKTRKVA; encoded by the coding sequence ATGCTCTACACCCTGTATGAAGCCGGTTATTACGCATCGACGCCGCTGAGGTTTGCGGCGCGCGCCACCCGTGAGTTCTGGAACTCGCCCCTCAACCCGGCCAAGGACACCGCCCTGGGGCGCAGGATGTTCGCCACCTCCGACCTGTTCTCCAACCTGACCCGCCGGTATGGCCGCCCGGAATGGCGGATAGACAGTGTTGTGGTGAATGGTCAGCCCGTCCGGGTTCGCCGCACCGAGGTCTGGACCAGCCCCTGGGTCAAACTCATCCATTTCCAGCGCGACATGGCTGACATGCGCAAGGCCGGCCGCAAGGAGCTTGAGCCGGCGGTCCTGATCGTTGCGCCCCTGTCCGGGCACTACGCCACCCTGTTGCGGGGCACGGTCGAAGCCTTCCTGCAGGATCACGAGGTCTATATCAGCGACTGGTCAAACGCCCGGGACGTGCCTCTGGTGGAAGGACGTTTCGACTTCCACGACTATCTCGACCATGTGCGCCAGATGCTGCGCTATCTCGGCCCGCGCCCCCATGTGGTGGCTGTCTGCCAGCCGGGCCCCGCCGTACTGGCCGCCGCCGCCCTGATGGCGGAGGACAAGGATGAGAGCCGTCCCGGCACCATGACCTTCATGGGATCACCCATAGACGCGCGCCTCTCCCCGACTGTCACCAACAAGCTGGCCGAGGAAAAGCCCTTCGCCTGGTTCAAGTCCAACATGATCGACACGGTCCCGGCGCCCTATCCGGGCATGGGGCGAAGGGTCTATCCGGGCTTTGTCCAGCTCTACTCGTTCATGTCCATGAACATGGACAGGCACAAGGAAGCCCATCTTCAGTACCTGCAGGATCTGATGGCCGGTGACGGCGATTCCGCCGAAGAACACCTGAGGTTCTATGACGAGTACCTCTCGGTGCTGGACCTGTCCGAGGAATTCTACCTCCAGACCATCGACTATGTGTTCCAGCAGTACCTGCTGCCCAAGGGCGAACTGGTTCACCATGGCCGTTCCGTCCGGCCGGAATCGATCACCGACATCGGCCTGCTGACGGTGGAAGGCGAGAACGACGACATTTCCGGTATTGGTCAGACCCAGGCCGCCCACAAGCTGTGCTCGTCCCTGCCGCCGGAATACAAGGAAGACTATGTGCAGCCCCATGTAGGCCACTATGGGGTCTTCAACGGCCGCCGGTTCCGCGAGGAAATCTATCCGCGGGTCCGGCAGTTCATCCTCGATTTCGAAGCCGGCTTCGAGAAGACCCGCAAGGTCGCCTGA
- a CDS encoding succinate dehydrogenase iron-sulfur subunit — MVQLALPKNSRVQKGRHHPAPAGASKVKTFKVYRYDPETSENPRWDTYDVDVDACGPMVLDVLIHIKNTMDPTLAFRRSCREGVCGSCAMNVGGRNTLACTHGHAETPGADCQISPLPSMPVLKDLIPDLSHFYAQYASIEPWLHTTSPEPQREWLQSPEDREKIDGLYECILCACCTTSCPSYWWNGEKYLGPATLLHAYRWLIDSRDEATGDRLDALEDPFKLYRCHTIMNCAQVCPKGLNPAKAIAEVKKMLADRVV, encoded by the coding sequence ATGGTTCAACTCGCCCTGCCGAAGAACTCCCGTGTCCAGAAGGGCCGCCACCACCCGGCGCCCGCTGGCGCGTCCAAGGTCAAGACCTTCAAGGTCTATCGCTATGATCCCGAGACCTCGGAAAATCCCCGCTGGGACACCTATGACGTCGATGTCGACGCCTGCGGCCCCATGGTCCTGGACGTTCTGATCCACATCAAGAACACCATGGATCCCACCCTGGCCTTCCGCCGGTCCTGCCGGGAGGGGGTCTGCGGCTCCTGCGCCATGAATGTGGGCGGCCGCAATACCCTGGCCTGCACCCATGGCCACGCCGAAACCCCAGGCGCCGACTGTCAGATCTCGCCCCTGCCTTCCATGCCGGTGCTGAAGGATCTGATCCCGGACCTTTCCCACTTCTACGCCCAGTACGCCTCCATCGAGCCCTGGCTGCACACCACCTCGCCCGAGCCCCAGAGGGAATGGCTGCAGAGCCCGGAAGACCGGGAAAAGATCGACGGCCTTTATGAGTGCATCCTGTGCGCCTGCTGCACCACCTCGTGCCCCAGCTACTGGTGGAACGGCGAGAAGTACCTCGGCCCGGCTACCCTGCTGCACGCCTATCGCTGGCTGATCGACAGCCGTGACGAGGCCACCGGCGACCGGCTGGACGCCCTCGAGGACCCCTTCAAGCTCTATCGCTGCCACACCATCATGAACTGCGCCCAGGTCTGCCCCAAGGGTCTGAACCCGGCCAAGGCCATCGCCGAGGTCAAGAAGATGCTGGCCGATCGCGTCGTCTGA
- a CDS encoding metal-dependent hydrolase, producing the protein MSLFGRPLSDGDCLDVAGAVVRLKVHSRARRVSLRLDRARREVIATAPTPRRLAEAAAFARDRADWISQRIAELPRAEPLAPGATLHLFGVPCLLGAGDHAMRLTRDPETGALTLAGRGEGEAYARAVIRLIKREALKVFTEMTEAHCRALGVRLPSITMMDAKGRWGSCRSSAPGKPAAIRYSWRLALAPRRVADYVAAHECAHLLELNHGPRFWEHVRGLVGEIGPYRDWLKAEGARLHAFGGAYQ; encoded by the coding sequence ATGTCCCTGTTTGGCCGCCCGCTCTCCGATGGAGACTGTCTTGATGTCGCCGGCGCTGTTGTGCGCCTCAAGGTGCACAGCCGGGCCCGTCGCGTGTCCCTGCGTCTTGACCGCGCGCGGCGGGAGGTGATCGCTACGGCGCCGACGCCCCGCAGGCTGGCCGAAGCTGCAGCCTTCGCCAGGGACCGGGCTGACTGGATCAGCCAGAGGATCGCCGAACTGCCCAGGGCCGAGCCCTTGGCGCCTGGGGCGACCCTTCATCTGTTCGGCGTTCCCTGCCTCCTTGGCGCTGGCGACCATGCCATGCGCCTGACCCGTGATCCGGAGACCGGCGCCCTGACCCTGGCCGGGCGCGGAGAGGGTGAGGCCTATGCCCGCGCGGTAATCCGCCTGATCAAGCGTGAGGCCCTGAAGGTCTTCACGGAGATGACGGAGGCCCATTGTCGGGCCCTGGGCGTCCGGCTTCCCAGTATCACAATGATGGACGCCAAGGGCCGCTGGGGCTCATGCCGCTCATCGGCTCCGGGCAAGCCGGCGGCGATCCGTTATTCCTGGCGTCTGGCCCTGGCGCCCCGACGGGTCGCCGACTATGTGGCGGCCCACGAGTGCGCCCACCTGCTGGAACTGAACCATGGTCCCCGGTTCTGGGAACATGTCCGGGGTCTTGTGGGAGAGATCGGCCCCTATCGGGACTGGTTGAAGGCCGAAGGCGCGCGACTTCACGCCTTCGGTGGCGCCTATCAGTAG
- a CDS encoding two-component sensor histidine kinase, with the protein MSELQLILAAAAGAVMLALCATLWAMSQRVQSHARIEKLRSEIAALRASAETAQASVEAFDSALLAVEDGHALLASGEESLALCGFALGVSSPDPQSVVAALMRADPDHTRRLRGLFERGEACAFEVRGPSGMVAVEGRAAGALAWLRLSAVTGQDAGLPTAPRFAAFLDARSTPAWIAAADGSPVWVNAAWLRAVEAESLDEAAARTASFDKGADTLASESANLGQKREAVRWISFEGRRRALRITALPLEGGGVGVWTDDVSETEELREALKKNVEAHDETLNHIADAVAIFSQTKRLSFHNTAFAELWGLEPAWLAERPTHAEVLDRLRQRRRLPETADYGKWKASELDRYESLGSSPDDLWSLPDGRTLKVVRQPHPLGGVVLLFSDITGELKMKAQYNALIQVQQATLDKLNDAVAVFGSDGRLRLHNEAFERFWNITAHQISLAHDFEGVVELCVPRLHDQVFWRELKGRVADTDPQARAPMSGEAKTSDSRIIVYQSRPLPDGATLIAFGDVTDARKLESALADRSSALAEAERLKRDFVGNVSYELRTPLTTIIGYSELLERSGAELSERARGHATAVRQAATQLARSIDDVLDMAQIDADEMALDLEDVDVGRLLRDNMSRWALEAEKAGVVLSIAPADEVGLIRGDVRRLSQVLDHLTENALRQTPAGGLVTLSADRTDGEVQVKVTDTGRGIPYNVQAHIFDRFIGRERGGPGLGLALVKAMVELHGGWVALESAPGAGATFTCHLPESAQGAAGHPELSF; encoded by the coding sequence ATGAGCGAGCTACAACTCATACTCGCCGCAGCGGCTGGAGCGGTCATGCTGGCCCTCTGCGCGACACTCTGGGCCATGTCCCAGCGGGTGCAGAGCCACGCCCGTATCGAGAAGCTCCGGTCCGAGATCGCCGCTCTCCGCGCCAGCGCTGAAACCGCCCAGGCATCGGTGGAAGCCTTCGATTCGGCCCTTCTGGCCGTGGAGGATGGCCATGCCCTCCTGGCTTCGGGGGAAGAAAGTCTGGCCCTGTGCGGCTTCGCCCTTGGGGTCTCATCGCCCGACCCGCAGTCGGTCGTCGCCGCCCTGATGCGGGCCGACCCGGATCACACGCGGCGCCTGCGCGGCCTGTTCGAGCGGGGCGAGGCCTGCGCCTTCGAAGTGCGCGGACCATCAGGCATGGTGGCCGTAGAAGGCCGGGCTGCGGGCGCCCTGGCCTGGCTGAGACTCTCGGCGGTGACCGGCCAGGACGCCGGCCTGCCGACGGCCCCAAGATTCGCCGCCTTCCTGGACGCCCGGTCGACACCCGCCTGGATCGCCGCCGCAGACGGCAGCCCGGTCTGGGTCAACGCCGCCTGGCTTCGGGCCGTTGAGGCCGAGAGCCTGGACGAAGCGGCCGCCCGCACCGCGAGCTTCGACAAGGGCGCGGACACCCTGGCCAGCGAATCCGCCAATCTGGGTCAGAAGCGCGAAGCTGTCCGCTGGATCAGCTTCGAAGGCCGCCGCCGGGCCCTGCGGATCACCGCCCTGCCCCTCGAAGGCGGCGGCGTCGGGGTCTGGACAGACGATGTCTCGGAAACCGAAGAGCTGCGCGAAGCCCTCAAGAAGAACGTCGAGGCCCACGACGAGACCCTCAACCACATTGCCGACGCCGTCGCCATCTTCTCCCAGACCAAGCGCCTGAGCTTCCACAACACCGCCTTTGCCGAGCTTTGGGGGCTGGAGCCGGCCTGGCTTGCCGAGCGCCCGACCCATGCCGAGGTCCTGGACCGTCTGCGCCAGCGCCGCCGGCTTCCCGAGACCGCCGACTACGGTAAGTGGAAGGCCTCGGAGCTGGACCGCTATGAGAGCCTGGGCTCTTCCCCCGACGACCTCTGGAGCCTGCCCGATGGCCGGACCCTCAAGGTGGTCCGTCAGCCCCATCCCCTGGGCGGCGTGGTTCTGCTGTTCTCCGACATCACCGGCGAACTGAAGATGAAGGCGCAGTACAACGCCCTGATCCAGGTCCAGCAGGCCACCCTCGACAAGCTGAATGACGCCGTGGCCGTCTTCGGTTCTGACGGCCGTCTGCGCCTGCACAATGAGGCCTTCGAGCGCTTCTGGAACATCACCGCCCACCAGATCAGCCTGGCCCACGACTTCGAAGGTGTCGTCGAGCTGTGCGTGCCCCGCCTGCACGACCAGGTCTTCTGGCGCGAACTCAAGGGCCGGGTGGCCGATACCGATCCCCAGGCCCGGGCGCCCATGTCGGGCGAGGCCAAGACCTCGGACAGCCGGATCATTGTCTACCAGTCCCGGCCCCTGCCCGACGGTGCGACCCTCATCGCCTTCGGCGACGTCACCGACGCCCGCAAGCTGGAGAGTGCCCTGGCGGACCGGTCTTCTGCCCTGGCCGAGGCTGAGCGCCTGAAGCGCGACTTTGTCGGCAATGTCTCCTACGAACTGCGCACCCCCCTCACCACCATCATCGGCTATTCCGAGCTGCTGGAACGGTCGGGCGCCGAGCTTTCAGAACGGGCCCGTGGTCACGCCACGGCGGTCCGTCAGGCGGCTACCCAGCTGGCCCGCTCCATCGACGACGTGCTCGACATGGCCCAGATCGACGCTGACGAAATGGCGCTTGATCTCGAGGACGTCGATGTCGGTCGGCTGCTGCGGGACAATATGAGCCGTTGGGCGCTTGAGGCTGAAAAGGCCGGAGTGGTCCTGTCCATCGCGCCAGCCGATGAGGTCGGCCTGATCCGCGGCGACGTCAGGCGACTGAGCCAGGTCCTGGATCATCTCACCGAGAACGCCCTGCGCCAGACCCCGGCTGGCGGTCTGGTGACCCTGAGCGCCGACCGGACGGATGGCGAAGTCCAGGTAAAGGTGACCGACACCGGGCGCGGCATTCCCTACAATGTCCAGGCGCACATCTTCGACCGGTTCATCGGTCGCGAGCGGGGCGGTCCGGGACTGGGTCTGGCCCTGGTCAAGGCCATGGTCGAACTGCATGGAGGCTGGGTGGCCCTGGAAAGCGCGCCAGGCGCCGGCGCCACCTTCACATGCCATCTTCCGGAAAGCGCTCAAGGCGCCGCCGGGCATCCGGAACTGAGCTTCTAG
- a CDS encoding two-component system response regulator — translation MSDLSAEIGGLPDRSLLVLDDDAPLRTRLGRALEQRGFAVTMVGSVSEAISAVRDAAPAYAVLDMRLEDGSGLKVVEAIRAARPDAKVVMLTGYGNIATAVAAVKSGAIDYLSKPADADDVARALLVGEGDLPTPPAKPMSADRVRWEHIQRVYEQCGHNVSETARRLDMHRRTLQRILSKRAPR, via the coding sequence ATGAGCGATCTTTCGGCCGAAATAGGCGGTCTGCCTGACAGGTCGCTTCTTGTCCTGGACGATGATGCGCCCCTGCGCACCCGGCTTGGCCGCGCCCTCGAGCAGAGGGGGTTTGCCGTCACAATGGTCGGGAGCGTCAGCGAGGCGATTTCTGCGGTCAGGGATGCAGCGCCGGCCTATGCGGTGCTGGACATGCGCCTGGAGGACGGTAGCGGCCTGAAGGTCGTGGAAGCCATTCGCGCCGCGAGGCCGGACGCCAAGGTCGTCATGCTCACCGGCTATGGCAATATCGCGACGGCGGTGGCGGCCGTGAAGTCCGGGGCCATCGATTACCTTTCCAAGCCGGCTGACGCAGATGATGTCGCCCGGGCCCTTCTGGTCGGCGAGGGCGACCTGCCGACACCGCCGGCAAAGCCCATGAGCGCTGACCGCGTCCGCTGGGAACACATCCAGCGCGTCTATGAGCAGTGCGGGCACAATGTCTCTGAAACCGCCCGGCGTCTGGACATGCATCGGCGAACCCTGCAGCGGATCCTGTCAAAACGGGCGCCGCGCTAG
- a CDS encoding lipocalin: MRGRKLIQLALGLALLAAPIPAAAGSLSPPTARLDAGKMMGRWYEIARLPNKIQKDCQGGTSDWIRAENGFQVVQTCHKGALSAPATEWRARARMIDPKTNARFKITYFGGVLTLEYWVLESHADEGWVILATPNGRSLWLMSQKPYLPPAARSQAVARIKQLGFDVAALEFPQPARN, from the coding sequence ATGCGCGGACGCAAACTCATTCAACTCGCCCTTGGCCTGGCCCTGCTTGCGGCCCCCATTCCGGCAGCCGCAGGTTCGCTGAGCCCGCCCACCGCCCGGCTGGACGCCGGCAAGATGATGGGCCGCTGGTACGAGATCGCCCGCCTGCCCAACAAGATCCAGAAGGACTGCCAGGGCGGGACCTCGGACTGGATCCGCGCCGAGAATGGCTTTCAGGTTGTGCAGACCTGCCACAAGGGCGCACTTTCCGCCCCGGCGACCGAGTGGCGGGCCCGGGCGCGCATGATCGACCCCAAGACCAACGCCCGGTTCAAGATCACCTATTTCGGCGGCGTGCTGACCCTGGAATACTGGGTGCTCGAAAGCCATGCCGATGAAGGCTGGGTCATACTGGCGACCCCCAATGGCCGCAGTCTCTGGCTGATGTCCCAGAAACCCTACCTGCCGCCGGCGGCCAGGTCCCAGGCTGTGGCGCGGATCAAGCAACTGGGCTTTGATGTCGCCGCCCTCGAATTTCCGCAGCCCGCCAGGAACTAG
- a CDS encoding 2Fe-2S ferredoxin: MAKITYIEHNGAEHVLDVKNGLSVMEGAVKNNVPGIDADCGGACACATCHVYVDQDWLAKTGDKSAMEESMLDFAESVEPNSRLACQIKVTDALDGLVVRLPESQH; this comes from the coding sequence ATGGCCAAGATCACCTATATCGAGCACAACGGCGCCGAGCACGTCCTGGACGTCAAGAACGGCCTTTCCGTCATGGAAGGCGCTGTGAAGAACAACGTCCCCGGCATTGACGCTGACTGCGGCGGGGCCTGCGCCTGCGCCACCTGCCACGTTTATGTGGACCAGGACTGGCTGGCCAAGACCGGCGACAAGTCCGCCATGGAAGAGTCCATGCTGGACTTCGCCGAAAGCGTCGAGCCCAACAGCCGTCTGGCCTGCCAGATCAAGGTGACCGACGCCCTGGACGGCCTGGTCGTCCGCCTGCCGGAAAGCCAGCACTAG
- a CDS encoding two-component sensor histidine kinase yields MASEHTSPPPRSDSLDRQSPAATQDELAGMSGGSLRGQIRVSTIVTMRWVILAGQFLVLTLAVFGFRFDAPTAPCFGLILVGIIANALTVLSSPRSRIAGSWESVGHLTFDLLQIASLLYLTGGVENPFFILLIAPVTMAAASLPVLQLGLLATLAVTTTFLLAMVHLPLPSAPGFSMTIPPSYVLGATLANLSGLIIISGYVRHAATDSARMGLALDVTQAVLAREQRLSALGALAAAAAHELGTPLATIAIVAKEMAREATTPTVREDAELLVAQAARCREILRRLTDAPDAASDEVHERMTLLQLLNEVLEPHTTVKGVRIEAIVTGAPNVAAPDISRRPEVLHALTSFVENAVDFAESEVLVSARFDADSITVEVRDDGPGFAPDILAKLGEPYVTSRAGIAGGRTGHVGMGLGFFIAKTLLERTQARVTFSNSKPRGAVVSARWAREMIEASAFDFQLELAQ; encoded by the coding sequence ATGGCGTCAGAACACACCTCACCGCCGCCAAGGTCCGACAGCCTCGATAGGCAAAGCCCCGCGGCGACGCAAGACGAGCTTGCCGGGATGTCGGGCGGATCCCTTCGGGGCCAGATCCGTGTCAGCACCATTGTCACCATGCGATGGGTCATACTGGCCGGGCAGTTTCTGGTCCTGACCCTGGCGGTTTTCGGTTTCAGGTTCGACGCCCCGACAGCACCGTGCTTCGGCCTGATCCTTGTCGGCATTATTGCAAACGCCCTGACCGTACTGTCATCGCCGCGAAGCCGGATTGCAGGGTCATGGGAAAGTGTCGGACATCTGACCTTCGATCTCCTGCAGATAGCCAGCCTGCTCTACCTCACGGGCGGAGTTGAAAATCCGTTCTTCATCCTGCTGATCGCGCCGGTGACCATGGCGGCGGCAAGCCTGCCGGTCCTGCAGCTGGGTCTGCTTGCGACCCTCGCCGTCACCACCACCTTCCTGCTGGCCATGGTTCACCTGCCCCTGCCCTCGGCGCCGGGCTTCTCCATGACCATACCTCCCAGCTATGTCCTGGGCGCGACCCTGGCGAACCTGTCTGGCCTGATCATCATCAGCGGCTATGTGCGGCACGCCGCGACCGATTCCGCTCGCATGGGCCTTGCCCTCGATGTCACCCAGGCGGTTCTGGCCCGGGAGCAAAGGCTTTCTGCTCTGGGCGCCCTGGCCGCCGCCGCCGCCCATGAGCTTGGAACCCCCCTGGCCACAATCGCCATTGTCGCCAAGGAAATGGCACGGGAGGCGACAACGCCGACGGTCAGGGAAGACGCCGAACTCCTGGTGGCCCAGGCCGCCCGTTGCCGGGAAATCCTGCGTCGGCTGACCGACGCCCCCGACGCGGCCTCTGACGAAGTGCATGAACGCATGACGCTCCTGCAACTGCTCAACGAGGTCCTCGAGCCGCACACAACGGTCAAGGGCGTGCGGATCGAAGCGATCGTCACTGGGGCGCCAAATGTCGCTGCCCCCGACATCAGCAGGCGGCCCGAGGTCCTGCACGCCCTGACCTCATTTGTGGAAAACGCCGTCGATTTCGCCGAGTCGGAAGTGCTTGTGTCCGCACGCTTCGATGCCGACAGCATCACGGTCGAGGTGCGCGACGATGGGCCAGGCTTTGCCCCTGACATCCTGGCCAAGCTGGGCGAACCCTATGTCACCAGCCGTGCAGGCATAGCGGGTGGCCGAACCGGTCATGTTGGAATGGGCCTTGGGTTCTTTATTGCAAAAACCCTCTTGGAACGAACCCAAGCCCGTGTGACGTTCAGCAATTCCAAGCCTCGGGGCGCTGTCGTTTCAGCCCGCTGGGCGCGGGAGATGATTGAGGCGAGCGCCTTTGATTTTCAGCTTGAGCTCGCTCAATGA
- a CDS encoding photosynthetic protein synthase I, protein MTRRNLIILAACVVGIAGLIGLGLRSGAFDPPKPPGPGGDFVLVDQTGKTVSQDILKGKWSAVFFGFTYCPDVCPTTLGILGQTQTQLGPKAKDFQVIFISVDPERDTPEALKAYLDNESFPKGTIGLTGSKEQIAAAAKAYRVFYQKSGEGSDYLVNHSTATYLMNPEGRFAKVLPFGIAPDEIALQISGAMR, encoded by the coding sequence ATGACCCGCCGAAATCTGATCATTCTGGCAGCCTGTGTGGTCGGCATTGCCGGGCTTATAGGGCTGGGTCTCCGTTCTGGCGCCTTTGATCCCCCAAAGCCCCCGGGCCCCGGCGGCGATTTCGTTCTGGTGGACCAGACAGGCAAGACCGTTTCCCAGGATATTCTCAAGGGCAAGTGGTCGGCCGTGTTCTTCGGCTTCACCTATTGTCCAGATGTCTGTCCGACCACCCTGGGGATCCTGGGGCAGACCCAGACCCAGCTTGGTCCTAAGGCCAAGGACTTCCAGGTCATCTTCATTTCGGTGGATCCGGAGCGCGATACGCCAGAAGCGCTCAAGGCCTATCTGGACAATGAGTCCTTCCCCAAGGGGACCATCGGTCTGACCGGCTCCAAGGAGCAGATAGCTGCCGCGGCCAAGGCCTATCGGGTTTTCTACCAGAAAAGCGGTGAGGGCTCGGATTACCTGGTCAATCACTCGACGGCGACCTACCTCATGAATCCGGAGGGCAGGTTCGCCAAGGTCTTGCCCTTCGGGATCGCCCCGGATGAAATCGCCCTGCAGATTTCCGGCGCCATGCGGTAG